The genomic window GACGCCGACTGGTGGGCCCTCGCCGCCGTCCTCGCCTATGCCGCGACTGGCAGGGCGCCCTTCGGCGTCGGCAACTCGCCCGCTGTCATGCATCGGGTTCTGGAGGGAGATGCTGATCTGCCTGGTCTGACCGTTGCCGCCGCAGAAGCCTTCCGGTCTGCCCTGTCCCCGCGCCGCGCGGAACGCATCAGTTTTGCCGAGCTGCTAGCGGTCCTGGACGGTCAGGATGATGCCCAACTCGCCGAACCCACGGTCACCTATCCTCCTGCGGACGCCGAGCTCACGGTCACCTATCCTCCTGCGGACGCCGAGCCCACAAGGGTCGTTCCTGCACCACCCGTTAATGCGCCACTGACTCGCACCTCCGTCTTTGACCGTCCGGAATTCACCAACCCGCCGCCCGTTGAGCACCCGGACATTCCCGTCGCCGAGAGCCTGCCGGAGTGGGCTATTCCCCCTCGGTACGCACGCCTGCAAGTGTTTGCTGCCTCCATAGTCGTCGCGATCTTTGCCCTGGTCCAGCCAATGGAGTCGGCGTTTGTGATGTCCGTGTCGATCGTGGCGCTGTCATGGTTGGGAGGAGCACAGCGCGACCTTAAGGACAGGCGCCTACGCAACGGGGGCGCCTATGCGGGCGACGTCGCAGGCGCGCTGCTGCGGGCACCCTTGACGCTCTTGGGAGCGATCCTGAGAAGCGCGGTGTCGGTAGCGGTGGGCGCCGGAGTTGGCTGGACGACGGCGTCGGCGTTGGGCCTTTTCACGCATCTACAGCCCCCGGTGATCTATGCGGCGAGTGTGTACCTGGCGATGGTGGTTGCATGGTTTATGGGGACGAATTCGAATGGGCGCGAGGGCGCACGCTACCTCATGGAGGGCATTGCGCCTACGGTCGGGTATCGCCTGTTCTGGTTCGCGATTACGCTGATGGTGGGACTGGCGGCGGTTGTCGTTGTCAGTCAGGCCAATGTCGCGGTAATTTAGAGTTCAATAAATGGTGAATGTGTAACGTACCTGTGGTTGAATTTCAACAGGAACCGACTCGAAAGAGGAAACATGGCAACGAAGGACAACGCCCAACCCGCCACAAAAAAGGAGCGCCGCGAAGCTGCGCGAGAGAAGGCGCGTATCCTGCGTGAGCAGGAAGCCAAACGCCGACGCCGCAACAAGGCCCTCATGATCGGCGCAGCCGTGCTCGTGCTGGCTCT from Trueperella pyogenes includes these protein-coding regions:
- a CDS encoding serine/threonine protein kinase is translated as MRERSMIGGYRIVERIGSGGMSTVYRAIDAEGRAVALKLLHPELAADPLSRARLRREVAMLQRVKSPYVAQILDAETDEEEIFVVTELIEGPTLDRDVRDSGHYTGGDLVELGQELAAALNAIHDAGILHRDLKPSNVMMGADGPILIDFGIAQLGDDLRMTQTGSLAHTPGFCDPVVIRGSAPDTDADWWALAAVLAYAATGRAPFGVGNSPAVMHRVLEGDADLPGLTVAAAEAFRSALSPRRAERISFAELLAVLDGQDDAQLAEPTVTYPPADAELTVTYPPADAEPTRVVPAPPVNAPLTRTSVFDRPEFTNPPPVEHPDIPVAESLPEWAIPPRYARLQVFAASIVVAIFALVQPMESAFVMSVSIVALSWLGGAQRDLKDRRLRNGGAYAGDVAGALLRAPLTLLGAILRSAVSVAVGAGVGWTTASALGLFTHLQPPVIYAASVYLAMVVAWFMGTNSNGREGARYLMEGIAPTVGYRLFWFAITLMVGLAAVVVVSQANVAVI